The sequence below is a genomic window from Streptomyces sp. V1I1.
ATTCGCATCGCCGTCACAGACCTCGGCGTCACCGAGGTCCGCTTCACCGGCGGGGAGCCGCTGCTGCGGCCCGGGCTGGTCGGGATCGTCGAGCGCTGCGCCGCTCTGCGGCCCCGCCCCAGGATGTCGCTGACCACCAACGGCATCGGGCTCAAGCGCACGGCCACCGCCCTCAAGGCCGCCGGCCTGGACCGGGTCAATGTCTCGCTGGACACCCTGCGGCCCGACGTCTTCAAGACCCTGACCCGCCGCGACCGCCACCACGACGTGCTGGACGGCCTGGAGGCCGCCCGCGCCGCGGGCCTCACCCCGGTCAAGGTCAATACGGTCCTGATGCCGGGTCTCAATGACGACGAGGCCCCCGAGCTGCTCGCCTGGGCCGTGGAGAACGACTACGAGCTGCGTTTCATCGAGCAGATGCCGCTCGACGCGCAGCACGGCTGGAAGCGCGACGGCATGATCACCGCGGGTGACATCCTCGAGTCGCTGCGTACGCGCTTCACGCTCACCGCCGAGGGCGAGGAGGAGCGCGGCTCCGCGCCCGCCGAGCGCTGGGTCGTGGACGGCGGACCGCACCGGGTCGGGGTCATCGCCTCCGTCACCCGCCCCTTCTGCCAGGCCTGCGACCGCACCAGGCTCACCGCCGACGGCCAGGTGCGCAACTGCCTGTTCGCCCGCGAGGAGACGGATCTGCGCGCGGCGCTGCGCTCGGAGGCTCCCGACGAGGAGATCGCCCGTATATGGAAGCTGGCGATGTGGGGCAAGAAGGCGGGCTCGGGCCTCGACGACCCGGCGTTCTTGCAGCCCGACCGTCCGATGTCAGCGATCGGCGGCTGAGGACTCCCACTCCGGGAGCGTCACGACATCCTTCAAGAAGCCACGCACACCCAGGAATTGGGAGAGATGCTCACGGTGCTCCTCACAGGCGAGCCAGGTCTTGCGGCGCTCCGGGGTGTGCAGTTTCGGGTTGTTCCACACGAGCACCCAGACCGCCTCGGCGCGGCAGCCCTTGGCGGAGCAGATGGGTGTTTCGTCACTCATTGATATTCATCCCAAACAAGGCGACGCCGAGCAGCCACGGGGGGAGCTGCCCGGCGTCGGTCCGTCGCTCCGACGGGGGATGCGGAGCGCGCTTCGAAGTATGTCACGGGGAACGGGGTGGAGTGCACTGGAACTTCACGATTGATCTGAGCTCTTATTGAGCTTTGCGGCCCCGTGGAATCAGCTCTGTTCCGGTCTCTGACGGTCCCGTTCGAAGCCGTCGGCTTCCGCCTCGGCTTCCGCGGTGGGTTCCGCGGTGGGTTCCGCGCCGGGGGGTGCGGGGACGGGCGCGATCATCGGCCGCGACGGGGTGGGGACGAACGTCGAGGGCAGCGAAGGGGGGTTCTCGCGGCCCGCGTTGGCGATCACCACGGCGATGTACGGGAGCACCCCACCGAGCACCAGCGCCACGATCGCCACGTGGCGTTCCACATTCCACAGGACCGCGGCGAGGATCACCGCCACGGTCCGCACCGACATCGAGATCACATAGCGACGCTGTCGGCCGCGCACATCGTCGGCGAGCCCCTGCCGGGCTCCCGTGATCCGGAAGACCTCCGTATCGCCGTGCTTCCGCATCACGTTCCACCACCTGGATTCCGCGCCGGACGCTCCCCGGTCCTGACGTGTTCCACCGTACGCCGCGGCTGCGACACCTACGAGAGTGGGTCATGGCCCGGCTGCCTGTCCCCAGCTGCGCCGTAGCGCGTATGGCGTCGCCCGACATGCGCTGTATGGCCGATCGGCTGACACTGGCGGCATCACTGCTCACGTAGAGCCGTACGAGGAGGCAGCCATGGGCTGGTTGTGGGCGATCATCGTGGGATTCGTGCTGGGCCTGATCGCAAAGGCGATCCTGCCGGGCAAGCAGCACATGCCCCTCTGGCTGACCACCATCCTGGGCATCGGCGGCGCTGTGCTCGGCAACTGGATCGCGATGGGGCTCGGGATCGCAGAGACCAGTGGCATCGACTGGGGCCGCCATCTGCTTCAGATCGCGGCGGCCGTTCTGCTCGTTTTCCTGGGCGAGATGGCGTACAACGCCGCACGGGGCAGCAGGCAGAGAGCCTGATCCAGCAACGGCGACGGCCGACCGGGCGCGATGCCCGTCCGGCCGCCGCCGTGAGGTGTGTGCGCCGGATCAGGCCGTCGTGACCTCGACCGCCGCGAGGTTCTTCTTGCCGCGGCGCAGCACGAGCCAGCGGCCGTGGAGCAGATCGTCCCGCGACGGTACGGCGTCCTCCGCGGCGACCTTGACGTTGTTCACGTAGGCGCCGCCCTCCTTGACCGTGCGGCGGGCGGCCGACTTGCTGGGGACCAGGCCGACCTCCGCGAGCAGGTCCACCACCGGGGCCAGCTCGGCTACCTGGGCGTGCGGCAGCTCGGAGAGCGCCGCACGCAGCGTCGCCTCGTCGAGCTCGGCCAGCTCGCCCTGACCGAACAGCGCCTTCGACGCGTCCACAACCGCCGCGCACTGGTCGGCGCCGTGGACCAGCGTCGTCAGCTCCTCCGCCAGCGCCCGCTGGGCCGCACGCGCCTGCGGGCGCTCCTCGGTCAGCTTCTCCAGCTCCTCGATCTCCTCGCGGGACTTGAAGCTGAAGATCCGCAGGAACTTGGAGACGTCCCGGTCGTCCGCGTTCAGCCAGAACTGGTAGAAGGCGTAGGGCGTGGTCCGCTCCGGGTCCAGCCAGACCGTGCCGGACTCCGTCTTGCCGAACTTCGTGCCGTCGGCCTTCGTGATCAGCGGGGTGGCCAGCGCGTGCACGTCGGCCTCCGGCTCGACCCGGTGGATCAGGTCTGTGCCCGCGGTGAGGTTGCCCCACTGGTCGCTGCCGCCGGTCTGCAGGACGCAGCCGTACCGCCGGTACAGCTCCAGGTAGTCCATGCCCTGCAGGATCTGGTAGCTGAACTCGGTGTAGCTGATGCCCGCGTCGGAGTTCAGCCGCCGCGCGACCGCCTCCTTCGCGATCATCTTGTTGACCCGGAAGTACTTGCCGACGTCGCGCAGGAAGTCGATCGCCGACAGACCCGACGTCCAGTCCAGGTTGTTGACCATGGTCGCGGCGTGCGGTCCTTCGAAGTCGAGGAACCGCTCGATCTGCCCGCGCAGCCGCTCCACCCAGCCCGCGACGACCTCCGGCGCGTTCAGCGTGCGCTCGGAGTTCGGCTTCGGGTCGCCGATCAGACCGGTCGCCCCGCCGACCAGACCCAGCGGGCGGTTGCCCGCCTGCTGGATCCGGCGCATGGTGAGGATCTGGACCAGATTGCCGAGGTGCAGGCTCGGCGCGGTCGGGTCGAAGCCGCAATAGAACGTGACGGGACCGTCCGCGAACGCCTTGCGCAATGCGTCCTCGTCAGTGGAGAGGGCGATCAGCCCACGCCACTGCAGTTCGTCGACGATGTCCGTCACTTCTCTCGCGTCTCCTTCGGTGTGCTTGCAGACGTATCCGAGGTTATACGCCCTGGCTGACCGAACTCATATTGAAATCCGGGACCCGGAGCGCGGGCATCGCGGCCCGGGTGAACCAGTCGCCCCACTCGCGCGGCAGCGTCTTCTCGGTGCGGCCCGCCTCGGTGGCCCTGGACAGCAGGTCGACGGGCGACTCGTTGAACCGGAAGTTGTTCACCTCGCCGACCACCTCGCCGTTCTCCACGAGGTAGACGCCGTCCCGGGTCAGGCCGGTCAGCAGCAGCGTCGCCGGATCGACCTCGCGGATGTACCAGAGGCAGGTCAGCAACAGCCCGCGGGCGGTCGCGGAGACCATCTCGTCCAGCGAGCGCTCACCGCCGCCGTCCAGGATCAGATTGTCGATCCCGGGGGCGACCGGCAGCCCGGTCAGACCGGCGCTGTGCCGGGTGGTGATCAGGTGCTCCAGCTTTCCGCCGCGTACCCAGTCCGTCGCCGACAGCGGCAGGCCGTTGTCGAAGACCGAGTGGTCGTCGCCGGACGCGTGCGCGATCACGAACGGCGCGGACTCGAGCCCCGGCTCGTTCGGGTTGCTGCGCAGGGTCAGCGGCAGCGGCGACAGCGTCTCGCCGACGCGGGTGCCGCCGCCGGGCTTGGAGAAGACCGTACGGCCCTCGGCCGCGTCCCGGGCCGTGGACGACCACATCTGGTAGATCAGCAGATCGGCCACCGCGGTGGGCGGCAGCAGCGTCTCGTACCGGCCCGCGGGCAGGTCGATCCGGCGTTCGGCCCAGCCGAGCCGCTGCGCGAGCTCCGCGTCGAGGAGCGCCGGGTCCACGTCCTTGAAGTCCCGCGTGGAGCGGCCGGCCCAGGCGGACCGTGAGCGGTCCGGGGACTTGGCGTTGAGCTCCAGCGTCCCGTTGGGCTGGTCATGGCGGAGCCGCAGCCCCGTCGACGTGCCGAGGTAGGTGGAGGTCAGCTCGTGGTTGGCGAAGCCGTACAGCTCCCGCTCACCGGCCCGGGCGCGGGCGAAGGCCTCACCCAGCGCGGGCGCGAAATCCGCGAAGACGGCGGAGGAGGTCTCGGCGGGCGGGTCGGTGAAGTCGGGGGAGGCGGGGACCCCCTCGACGAGCGGCTGAGCGTCCTCGGCGGGCCCGGCCCCGCGCGCGGCGGCCTCCGCGGCCCGTACGAGCGGCT
It includes:
- the moaA gene encoding GTP 3',8-cyclase MoaA; translation: MLIDTYGRVATDLRVSLTDRCNLRCTYCMPEEGLQWLAKPDLLSDDEIVRLIRIAVTDLGVTEVRFTGGEPLLRPGLVGIVERCAALRPRPRMSLTTNGIGLKRTATALKAAGLDRVNVSLDTLRPDVFKTLTRRDRHHDVLDGLEAARAAGLTPVKVNTVLMPGLNDDEAPELLAWAVENDYELRFIEQMPLDAQHGWKRDGMITAGDILESLRTRFTLTAEGEEERGSAPAERWVVDGGPHRVGVIASVTRPFCQACDRTRLTADGQVRNCLFAREETDLRAALRSEAPDEEIARIWKLAMWGKKAGSGLDDPAFLQPDRPMSAIGG
- a CDS encoding DUF3099 domain-containing protein, with product MRKHGDTEVFRITGARQGLADDVRGRQRRYVISMSVRTVAVILAAVLWNVERHVAIVALVLGGVLPYIAVVIANAGRENPPSLPSTFVPTPSRPMIAPVPAPPGAEPTAEPTAEAEAEADGFERDRQRPEQS
- a CDS encoding GlsB/YeaQ/YmgE family stress response membrane protein — translated: MGWLWAIIVGFVLGLIAKAILPGKQHMPLWLTTILGIGGAVLGNWIAMGLGIAETSGIDWGRHLLQIAAAVLLVFLGEMAYNAARGSRQRA
- the tyrS gene encoding tyrosine--tRNA ligase, producing the protein MTDIVDELQWRGLIALSTDEDALRKAFADGPVTFYCGFDPTAPSLHLGNLVQILTMRRIQQAGNRPLGLVGGATGLIGDPKPNSERTLNAPEVVAGWVERLRGQIERFLDFEGPHAATMVNNLDWTSGLSAIDFLRDVGKYFRVNKMIAKEAVARRLNSDAGISYTEFSYQILQGMDYLELYRRYGCVLQTGGSDQWGNLTAGTDLIHRVEPEADVHALATPLITKADGTKFGKTESGTVWLDPERTTPYAFYQFWLNADDRDVSKFLRIFSFKSREEIEELEKLTEERPQARAAQRALAEELTTLVHGADQCAAVVDASKALFGQGELAELDEATLRAALSELPHAQVAELAPVVDLLAEVGLVPSKSAARRTVKEGGAYVNNVKVAAEDAVPSRDDLLHGRWLVLRRGKKNLAAVEVTTA
- a CDS encoding metallopeptidase TldD-related protein produces the protein MSRISKPYEIVERALELSTADGCVVIADEESSANLRWAGNALTTNGVTRGRTLTVIATVDGAQGTASGVVSRTAVTADDLEPLVRAAEAAARGAGPAEDAQPLVEGVPASPDFTDPPAETSSAVFADFAPALGEAFARARAGERELYGFANHELTSTYLGTSTGLRLRHDQPNGTLELNAKSPDRSRSAWAGRSTRDFKDVDPALLDAELAQRLGWAERRIDLPAGRYETLLPPTAVADLLIYQMWSSTARDAAEGRTVFSKPGGGTRVGETLSPLPLTLRSNPNEPGLESAPFVIAHASGDDHSVFDNGLPLSATDWVRGGKLEHLITTRHSAGLTGLPVAPGIDNLILDGGGERSLDEMVSATARGLLLTCLWYIREVDPATLLLTGLTRDGVYLVENGEVVGEVNNFRFNESPVDLLSRATEAGRTEKTLPREWGDWFTRAAMPALRVPDFNMSSVSQGV